A single window of Microplitis demolitor isolate Queensland-Clemson2020A chromosome 7, iyMicDemo2.1a, whole genome shotgun sequence DNA harbors:
- the LOC128668256 gene encoding leukocyte elastase inhibitor-like isoform X1: MTRSIKIYSSLIIIYISFLTFIDAYSVLSAIKAEPTFYKFSTKFTEVALESHKNNLICSPLSAAIALSMITYGVRNKSEEELVSALYYPKYNKYNDIYNIKTFLDNLNNFKDLDLHIANKLFIAKKFLVKPEFKELTRIYYQSESENVDFTKPQEAADLINDWSARKTNDRIKEIVKADNFDVDTSLVLVNAIYLKAKWLNSFYADNTKLLPFYINSEEYKNVPMMYQKNEFKCGNIEDLRAEYIELPYKGVSHMGSTVSMYIFLPYEGSSLKTIEENLHKLRATDFHHNYNKLTIKLQLPRFKLDSTIDLKSHLIKMGVNEIFKATDNFYDISDSRPLKVTNVIQKAFIDVDENGSEAGAITAFRVESRMLDDSNVKSFNVNRPFIMLISTPRNILFSARITDPSL, from the exons atgactcgaT caattaaaatatatagtagtttaattattatatatataagttttcTAACGTTTATTGATGCGTATTCAGTACTGAGTGCCATAAAAGCCGAAccaacattttataaattttcaacaaaatttactGAG gtGGCACTAGAgagtcataaaaataatttaatatgttCACCACTAAGTGCTGCAATCGCATTATCAATGATAACATATGGAGTACGTAATAAAAGTGAAGAAGAATTAGTATCAGCTTTATATTATcctaaatataataaatataatgatatttataatataaaaacatttttggatAATTTGAAT aatttTAAAGATCTTGATTTACATAtcgcaaataaattatttattgctaaaaaatttttagtaaagccagaatttaaagaattaaCACGAATCTATTATCAGTCAGAATCCGAAAATGTTGATTTTACGAAACCACAAGAAGCTGctgatttaataaatgattggAGTGCTCGTAAAACTAATGATCGTATTAAAGAAATTGTTAAAgcag ATAATTTTGATGTTGACACATCTCTCGTTTTGGTAAACGCTATTTACTTAAAAGCGAAATggttaaatagtttttatgcTGATAACACAAAATTATTgccattttatattaattcagAAGAGTACAAAAATGTGCCAATGATGtaccaaaaaaatgaatttaaatgcgGCAATATCGAAGATCTTAGAGCAGAATATATTGAACTTccatataaa ggAGTATCTCACATGGGATCAACAGTGAGCATGTACATTTTTCTTCCCTATGAAGGCAGTAGTTTAAAAACCATAGaagaaaatttacataaacTTCGTGCTACTGATTTTCACCATAACTATAACAAGCTTACAATTAAATTGCAATTGCCACGATTTAAACTAGACAGTACTATTGATTTGAAGTCTCATCTAATAAAA atgggtgttaatgaaattttcaaagccACAGATAATTTCTATGACATTTCTGATTCACGTCCATTGAAAGTAACCAACGTTATACAAAAAGCTTTTATTGACGTTGATGAAAATGGAAGTGAAGCTGGTGCCATTactg cattCCGTGTAGAAAGTAGAATGTTAGACGATTCGAATGTTAAATCTTTCAATGTAAATAGACCATTTATTATGCTTATTTCTACACCGAGAAATATACTTTTCAGTGCCCGTATTACCGACCCATCTTTGTAA
- the LOC128668256 gene encoding leukocyte elastase inhibitor-like isoform X2, producing MTRLLSAIKAEPTFYKFSTKFTEVALESHKNNLICSPLSAAIALSMITYGVRNKSEEELVSALYYPKYNKYNDIYNIKTFLDNLNNFKDLDLHIANKLFIAKKFLVKPEFKELTRIYYQSESENVDFTKPQEAADLINDWSARKTNDRIKEIVKADNFDVDTSLVLVNAIYLKAKWLNSFYADNTKLLPFYINSEEYKNVPMMYQKNEFKCGNIEDLRAEYIELPYKGVSHMGSTVSMYIFLPYEGSSLKTIEENLHKLRATDFHHNYNKLTIKLQLPRFKLDSTIDLKSHLIKMGVNEIFKATDNFYDISDSRPLKVTNVIQKAFIDVDENGSEAGAITAFRVESRMLDDSNVKSFNVNRPFIMLISTPRNILFSARITDPSL from the exons atgactcgaT TACTGAGTGCCATAAAAGCCGAAccaacattttataaattttcaacaaaatttactGAG gtGGCACTAGAgagtcataaaaataatttaatatgttCACCACTAAGTGCTGCAATCGCATTATCAATGATAACATATGGAGTACGTAATAAAAGTGAAGAAGAATTAGTATCAGCTTTATATTATcctaaatataataaatataatgatatttataatataaaaacatttttggatAATTTGAAT aatttTAAAGATCTTGATTTACATAtcgcaaataaattatttattgctaaaaaatttttagtaaagccagaatttaaagaattaaCACGAATCTATTATCAGTCAGAATCCGAAAATGTTGATTTTACGAAACCACAAGAAGCTGctgatttaataaatgattggAGTGCTCGTAAAACTAATGATCGTATTAAAGAAATTGTTAAAgcag ATAATTTTGATGTTGACACATCTCTCGTTTTGGTAAACGCTATTTACTTAAAAGCGAAATggttaaatagtttttatgcTGATAACACAAAATTATTgccattttatattaattcagAAGAGTACAAAAATGTGCCAATGATGtaccaaaaaaatgaatttaaatgcgGCAATATCGAAGATCTTAGAGCAGAATATATTGAACTTccatataaa ggAGTATCTCACATGGGATCAACAGTGAGCATGTACATTTTTCTTCCCTATGAAGGCAGTAGTTTAAAAACCATAGaagaaaatttacataaacTTCGTGCTACTGATTTTCACCATAACTATAACAAGCTTACAATTAAATTGCAATTGCCACGATTTAAACTAGACAGTACTATTGATTTGAAGTCTCATCTAATAAAA atgggtgttaatgaaattttcaaagccACAGATAATTTCTATGACATTTCTGATTCACGTCCATTGAAAGTAACCAACGTTATACAAAAAGCTTTTATTGACGTTGATGAAAATGGAAGTGAAGCTGGTGCCATTactg cattCCGTGTAGAAAGTAGAATGTTAGACGATTCGAATGTTAAATCTTTCAATGTAAATAGACCATTTATTATGCTTATTTCTACACCGAGAAATATACTTTTCAGTGCCCGTATTACCGACCCATCTTTGTAA
- the LOC103574027 gene encoding antichymotrypsin-2 isoform X2 — MSTPVNQDLHTVATGISKFSTEFYKALAEDETSNFICSPLSVSMVLSMVTFGARGKTEKELRSALRLSEDDQINKNGFQSLIDTLNAVKKVELRLANKIYLNVGLDVKSEFKILTETAFRSVSEIIDFGKTVEASKTINSWCEEKTNNRIKDVIQPDDLADAMLVLVNAVYFKGHWKQQFDPDSTELRPFHIDENTTKDVPMMFNRANYNFNQLPELDANFIELPYESNNSSDSISMFIILPNQINGLKKIESNLHEINFKDLHNPRGAMEVELQLPKFKVESKFGLESTLSKMGVKEIFENSADFRGIAEPAQLKVSKVIQKAFIEVNEEGSEAAAVTAMIAVAYCLVETPSIIVDRPFFCAIVATDTGTQLFNARIIDPTLI, encoded by the exons ATGTCTACTCCAGTGAATCAAGATTTACATACCGTTGCTACAGGTATCAGTAAATTTTCGACTGAATTTTACAAG gCTTTGGCGGAAGATGAAACGTCAAATTTCATCTGCTCGCCGCTCAGTGTGTCAATGGTATTGTCTATGGTTACTTTTGGGGCACGTGGAAAGACTGAAAAAGAACTGCGTAGTGCATTGAGACTGTCTGAAGATgatcaaatcaataaaaatggTTTCCAATCACTTATTGATACTTTGAat GCTGTTAAAAAAGTTGAGCTTCGTTTAGCCAATAAGATTTACCTCAACGTAGGACTTGACGTTAAATCTGAATTCAAAATCTTAACGGAAACTGCATTTCGATCTGTATCAGAGATAATTGATTTCGGAAAAACAGTAGAGGCCAGCAAGACCATCAATAGTTGGTGTGAAGAAAAGACAAACAATCGTATAAAAGATGTCATACAACCAG ATGATTTGGCAGACGCGATGCTGGTTTTGGTGAATGCTGTTTATTTCAAAGGACACTGGAAACAACAATTTGATCCTGATTCAACTGAACTTAGACCATTCCATATAGACGAAAATACTACCAAAGATGTACCAATGATGTTCAACAGagctaattataatttcaatcaacTTCCAGAGCTTGATGCCAATTTTATCGAGCTTCCTTACgaa agTAATAATTCGAGTGATTCCATAAgcatgtttattattttaccgaATCAAATAAACGGTTTGAAGAAAATCGAaagtaatttacatgaaaTAAACTTCAAAGATCTTCATAATCCTCGCGGTGCTATGGAAGTTGAATTACAGCTTCCGAAATTCAAAGTTGAGAGTAAATTTGGGCTTGAAAGTACTCTTTCTAAA ATGGGAGTGaaagaaattttcgaaaattctgCCGATTTCCGAGGTATTGCCGAACCTGCACAATTGAAAGTTAGTAAAGTAATTCAAAAAGCTTTCATCGAAGTAAACGAAGAAGGAAGTGAAGCTGCAGCTGTAACTG CTATGATAGCAGTAGCCTACTGTCTGGTAGAGACACCATCAATTATAGTGGACAGACCATTTTTCTGTGCAATAGTGGCAACTGATACGGGAACGCAACTTTTTAATGCACGCATTATTGATCcgacattaatttaa
- the LOC103574027 gene encoding antichymotrypsin-2 isoform X1: protein MSTPVNQDLHTVATGISKFSTEFYKALAEDETSNFICSPLSVSMVLSMVTFGARGKTEKELRSALRLSEDDQINKNGFQSLIDTLNAVKKVELRLANKIYLNVGLDVKSEFKILTETAFRSVSEIIDFGKTVEASKTINSWCEEKTNNRIKDVIQPDDLADAMLVLVNAVYFKGHWKQQFDPDSTELRPFHIDENTTKDVPMMFNRANYNFNQLPELDANFIELPYESNNSSDSISMFIILPNQINGLKKIESNLHEINFKDLHNPRGAMEVELQLPKFKVESKFGLESTLSKMGVKEIFENSADFRGIAEPAQLKVSKVIQKAFIEVNEEGSEAAAVTAMLMMRCSLPISIPFIVDKPFICAIVATETGTQLFNARVVDPTQA from the exons ATGTCTACTCCAGTGAATCAAGATTTACATACCGTTGCTACAGGTATCAGTAAATTTTCGACTGAATTTTACAAG gCTTTGGCGGAAGATGAAACGTCAAATTTCATCTGCTCGCCGCTCAGTGTGTCAATGGTATTGTCTATGGTTACTTTTGGGGCACGTGGAAAGACTGAAAAAGAACTGCGTAGTGCATTGAGACTGTCTGAAGATgatcaaatcaataaaaatggTTTCCAATCACTTATTGATACTTTGAat GCTGTTAAAAAAGTTGAGCTTCGTTTAGCCAATAAGATTTACCTCAACGTAGGACTTGACGTTAAATCTGAATTCAAAATCTTAACGGAAACTGCATTTCGATCTGTATCAGAGATAATTGATTTCGGAAAAACAGTAGAGGCCAGCAAGACCATCAATAGTTGGTGTGAAGAAAAGACAAACAATCGTATAAAAGATGTCATACAACCAG ATGATTTGGCAGACGCGATGCTGGTTTTGGTGAATGCTGTTTATTTCAAAGGACACTGGAAACAACAATTTGATCCTGATTCAACTGAACTTAGACCATTCCATATAGACGAAAATACTACCAAAGATGTACCAATGATGTTCAACAGagctaattataatttcaatcaacTTCCAGAGCTTGATGCCAATTTTATCGAGCTTCCTTACgaa agTAATAATTCGAGTGATTCCATAAgcatgtttattattttaccgaATCAAATAAACGGTTTGAAGAAAATCGAaagtaatttacatgaaaTAAACTTCAAAGATCTTCATAATCCTCGCGGTGCTATGGAAGTTGAATTACAGCTTCCGAAATTCAAAGTTGAGAGTAAATTTGGGCTTGAAAGTACTCTTTCTAAA ATGGGAGTGaaagaaattttcgaaaattctgCCGATTTCCGAGGTATTGCCGAACCTGCACAATTGAAAGTTAGTAAAGTAATTCAAAAAGCTTTCATCGAAGTAAACGAAGAAGGAAGTGAAGCTGCAGCTGTAACTG CTATGTTAATGATGAGATGCAGTTTACCTATATCAATTCCATTCATTGTGGATAAACCATTTATTTGTGCTATTGTGGCAACTGAAACTGGAACGCAACTATTCAACGCCCGTGTCGTCGATCCTACTCAAGCTTAA
- the LOC103574039 gene encoding serine protease inhibitor 42Dd produces the protein MSSENQALHTVASNITKFSTDFYKALAENEKSNFICSPISVSMVLSMVTYGARGNTEKELRSALGLSEDDQLNKDGFQSLIDSLNAIEIVVLNLANKIYFNTNFNVKPEFKKLTETSFRSVSETIDFGNTSEASKNINSWCEEKTNNCIKNVVQPGDLIDSQMVLVNAVYFKGEWKYTFDPSRTKPEPFHIDENTTKDAPMMNKTTRYNTNELADLDAKFIELRYKSKDVNHHPITMFIILPNEINGINTLESKVHTINFKDLHKNSTFKDCTLRLPKFKVESTLDLEKTLSKVGLKGIFEPSADFSGIDESGQLSVSKVIQKTFLEVDEVGSEAASASAMSITKRMGSCRPPISFTVDRPFLCVIVATETGAQLFNGRIIDPTVH, from the exons atgtcgtCGGAAAATCAAGCTTTACATACCGTTGCTTCTAACATTACTAAATTTTCAACAGATTTTTACAag GCGTTAgcggaaaatgaaaaatcaaactTTATCTGCTCGCCGATCAGTGTATCGATGGTATTGTCTATGGTTACTTATGGAGCACGTGGAAATACTGAGAAAGAACTGCGTAGTGCATTGGGATTATCTGAAGATGATCAACTCAACAAAGATGGTTTTCAATCACTCATCGATAGTTTGAAc GCCATTGAAATAGTTGTGCTCAACTTGgccaataaaatttactttaacacGAATTTCAACGTGAAAcctgaattcaaaaaattaacggaaaCGTCATTTCGATCTGTATCAGAGACAATTGATTTTGGAAATACGTCAGAAGCTAGTAAAAATATCAACAGTTGGTGTGAAGAAAAAACTaacaattgtataaaaaatgttgtacAGCCAG GTGATTTAATCGATTCCCAAATGGTTCTCGTAAACGCTGTATACTTCAAAGGTGAGTGGAAATATACATTTGATCCTAGTCGCACGAAACCGGAGCCGTTTCATATCGATGAAAATACTACTAAGGATGCACCGATGATGAACAAAACTACCAGATATAACACCAACGAATTGGCTGATCTTGACGCTAAATTTATCGAACTTCGCTACAAA AGCAAAGACGTAAACCACCACCCTATCAccatgtttattattttgccAAATGAAATCAACGGTATAAATACACTAGAATCTAAAGTGCATACGATTAATTTCAAGGATTTgcataaaaattcaacttttaaaGATTGCACTTTGCGGCTTCCTAAATTTAAAGTCGAGAGTACGCTGGATCTAGAAAAAACTCTATCTAAA gttggCCTGAAAGGAATTTTCGAACCATCAGCAGACTTTAGCGGAATTGACGAATCAGGACAATTGAGTGTCAGCAAAGTAatacaaaaaacttttctagAAGTCGATGAAGTAGGAAGTGAAGCTGCATCAGCATCCG CAATGTCAATAACGAAGAGAATGGGTTCCTGTCGACCCCCAATATCATTTACTGTAGACAGACCATTTCTGTGTGTGATTGTCGCCACGGAAACTGGAGCGCAACTTTTTAACGGGCGTATCATCGATCCAACCgtccattaa
- the LOC128668258 gene encoding serine protease inhibitor 42Dd-like, translated as MSSENQALHTIASNITKFSTDFYKALAENEKSNFICSPISVSMVLSMVTYGARGNTEKELRSALGLSEDDQLNKDGFQSLIDSLNAIEIVVLNLANKIYFNTNFNVKPEFKKLTETSFRSVSETIDFGNTSEASKNINSWCEEKTNNCIKNVVQPGDLIDSQMVLVNAVYFKGEWKWQFDPKRTKPEPFHIDKNTTKDVPMMFKKARYNNNELADLDAKFIELRYKSNDQNHPITMFIILPNEVDGINTVETKLDTINFKDLHENSNIKECELWLPKFKVESTLDLEKTLSKVGLKGIFEPSADFSGIDESGQLSVSKVIQKTFLEVDEVGSEAASASVMLIRKKSCWADPVSFNVNRPFLCVIVATETGTLLFNGRIIDPTAH; from the exons ATGTCTTCGGAAAATCAAGCTTTGCATACCATTGCTTCTAACATTACTAAATTTTCAACAGATTTTTACAAg GCGTTAgcggaaaatgaaaaatcaaactTTATCTGTTCGCCGATCAGTGTATCGATGGTATTGTCTATGGTTACTTATGGAGCACGTGGAAATACTGAGAAAGAACTGCGTAGTGCATTGGGATTATCTGAAGATGATCAACTCAACAAAGATGGTTTTCAATCACTCATCGATAGTTTGAAc GCCATTGAAATAGTTGTGCTCAACTTGgccaataaaatttacttcaaCACGAATTTCAACGTGAAAcctgaattcaaaaaattaacggaaaCGTCATTTCGATCTGTATCAGAGACAATTGATTTTGGAAATACGTCAGAAGCTAGTAAAAATATCAACAGTTGGTGTGAAGAAAAAACTaacaattgtataaaaaatgttgtacAGCCAG GTGATTTAATCGATTCCCAAATGGTTCTCGTAAACGCTGTATACTTCAAAGGTGAGTGGAAATGGCAATTTGATCCTAAACGCACGAAACCAGAGCCGTTCcatatcgataaaaatactACTAAGGATGTACCAATGATGTTCAAAAAAGCTAGATATAACAACAACGAATTGGCTGATCTTGACGCTAAATTTATCGAACTTCGTTACAAA agcAACGATCAAAACCACCCTATCacgatgtttattattttgccAAATGAAGTTGACGGAATAAATACAGTAGAGACAAAATTAGATACGATTAATTTCAAGGATTTGcacgaaaattcaaatataaaagagTGTGAATTGTGGCTTCCTAAATTTAAAGTCGAGAGTACGCTGGATCTAGAAAAAACTCTATCTAAA gttggCCTGAAAGGAATTTTCGAACCATCAGCAGACTTTAGCGGAATTGACGAATCAGGACAATTGAGTGTCAGCAAAGTAatacaaaaaacttttctagAAGTCGATGAAGTAGGAAGTGAAGCTGCATCAGCATctg taatgttgataagaaaaaaaagctgTTGGGCCGACCCAGTATCGTTCAATGTAAATAGACCATTTCTGTGTGTAATAGTCGCCACAGAAACTGGAACACTTCTTTTTAATGGTCGTATCATCGATCCAACTGcccattaa
- the LOC103574040 gene encoding ovalbumin-related protein X-like codes for MEFYEKSLESAKGNFVCSPLSAAALLSMAAYGARGTTEREMKSKIHLPEDDIVGQKGFRLLFETLDQINTIDYKQLQYIFTDDYVEINPDMNKMTSRYFRTVPQNVNFKDAKKAAKIINAWCKKNTNNTIKDIVQPDDITDALLVLVNAIYFKGRWKSQFKSEHTSLKPFFVDKHNSKLVEMMYDCNEYNFGFISDSKDFYVEIPYETNDPNSSLSMFIMLPSEDNFESCLQEMNFKEMHDERNIEKLELIMPKLKLTSTLDLQSTLEKMGMHEMFSDRANFSAISNIPLKITKIKQKAFIEVNEVGTKAAASTAMVGKLKSAGLLRLIINKPFHWVIAHIETNTILFAGYVRDPTYY; via the exons atggaaTTTTATGAG aaatcATTAGAGTCAGCAAAAGGTAATTTTGTATGTTCACCATTAAGTGCTGCAGCTTTATTATCAATGGCAGCTTATGGTGCTCGTGGTACCACGGAACGCGAAATGAAATCCAAGATACATTTACCAGAAGATGATATAGTCGGGCAAAAAGGTTTTAGACTACTTTTCGAGACTTTAGAC CAAATCAATACGATTGATTACAAACAACTGCAGTATATATTTACTGACGACTATGTCGAAATAAATCCAGATATGAATAAAATGACATCTCGCTACTTCCGAACGGTTCCAcaaaatgtcaattttaaagATGCTAAAAAAGctgctaaaataattaatgcgtGGTGTAAAAAGAATACAAATAATACCATTAAAGATATTGTTCAACCtg atgaCATTACGGACGCGCTTTTGGTTCTCGTAAATGCAATTTACTTCAAAGGACGTTGGAAGTCACAATTCAAATCCGAACACACGAGCCTCAAACCATTTTTCGTCGATAAACACAATTCTAAACTTGTGGAAATGATGTATGATTGTAATGAGTATAATTTTGGATTTATATCTGATTCAAAGGATTTTTATGTTGAGATCCCGTATGAG ACAAACGATCCCAATAGTTCACTGAGTATGTTTATAATGCTCCCGTCTGaagataattttgaaagcTGTCTTCAAGAGATGAACTTCAAAGAAATGCATGACGAaagaaatatcgaaaaattggAACTGATCATGCctaaattaaaacttacaaGTACACTTGATCTTCAGTCTACTTTAGAAAAAATGGGAATGCACGAAATGTTTAGTGATCGTGCTAATTTTAGCGCTATTAGCAATATACcactaaaaattactaaaattaaacaaaaagctTTCATTGAAGTAAACGAAGTGGGAACAAAAGCCGCAGCTTCtacag cgatggttggaaaattaaaaagcgCAGGTTTATTAcgattaattatcaataaaccATTTCATTGGGTGATTGCACATATAGAAACAAATACAATACTTTTCGCAGGCTACGTCAGAGATCCAACTTATtattaa
- the LOC103574026 gene encoding ovalbumin-related protein X — protein sequence MAEERSENNKNLCAVLSGINKFSIDFYKTISDYEKDNLIYSPLSIGIVLSMAAFGARDITEQEIKSGLHLHQDNEINKNGFQSLVDYFNKIEKVKFKLAQTIFTIDGFEIKHEFKNIIKNIFGSSTKSINFKHSAEACKIINKWYAKKTDDCIEEIVESHDLDNAIMVLASVVYFSGPWLFKFDSENTRPRPFHIDGETTINVDAMYQLNSFNYGPLPDIDAVYIELPYEKTNRDDATSMFIILPNEISDLSRVRESLAEINFKSLENNQIKTEIYLHMPKFKVQSTLKLEPFLEKMGMTNMFRDNANFSGITDRLPLKISKVIHNALIGVNEHGTEAATTAATNVLFESSRSWHSTPITVDINRPFVFVIYHSATNSILLQGHIKSPSN from the exons ATGGCAGAAGAACGAtcagaaaataacaaaaatttgtgtgCCGTTTTGAGtggaattaataaattttcaattgatttttacaaA ACAATATCAGATTATGAAAAAGATAATCTCATTTATTCGCCATTAAGTATTGGAATCGTTTTATCTATGGCAGCTTTTGGAGCTCGTGATATAACTgaacaagaaataaaatctgGTTTACATCTGCATCAAgacaatgaaattaataaaaacggTTTTCAATCGcttgttgattattttaat aaaattgaaaaggttaaatttaaattagccCAAACAATTTTTACCATCGATggttttgaaataaaacatgagttcaaaaatattataaaaaatatattcggATCTTCGACAAAAAGTATTAACTTTAAACATTCCGCAGAagcatgtaaaataataaataaatggtaCGCGAAAAAAACTGATGACTGTATTGAAGAGATTGTTGAATCTC ATGACTTAGATAACGCAATAATGGTTTTGGCAAGTGTAGTTTATTTTAGCGGACCGTggctatttaaatttgattcagAAAATACTCGTCCAAGACCATTTCATATTGATGGAGAAACTACAATAAATGTTGATGCAATGTATCAACTAAATTCATTCAACTATGGACCTCTGCCTGACATAGATGCAGTTTATATCGAGCTTCCGtatgag AAAACAAATAGAGATGACGCTACGAgtatgtttataattttaccaaATGAAATAAGCGATCTGAGTAGAGTTAGAGAATCACTtgcagaaataaattttaaatcactcGAAAACAATCAAATAAAAACGGAAATATACTTGCATATGCCCAAGTTTAAAGTCCAGAGTACACTTAAGCTTGAGCCGTTTCTTGAAAAAATGGGAATGACTAATATGTTTCGAGACAATGCTAATTTTAGTGGTATTACAGACCGTCTGCCACTTAAGATCAGTAAAGTAATCCACAACGCTTTGATTGGAGTTAATGAACATGGAACTGAAGCTGCTACAACTGCTG CAACAAATGTGCTTTTTGAATCATCAAGGAGTTGGCACTCTACACCGATTACAGTTGACATTAATCGTccttttgtttttgttatttatcatAGCGCTACAAATAGTATCTTATTGCAAGGACATATTAAGTCACCGtcaaattaa
- the LOC103574041 gene encoding antichymotrypsin-2, translated as MISQIQWLIGAILLISSFSNLVVAEDAENEEALRAVSNGMNQFSTEFYKTSSVNAKDNLICSPLSAGIVLSMTAYGARENTEKQMRSSLHMPEDDAVGKRGFQSLIDNLNNVKKVELKLAQKVFTANDLEMKPEFKDITENYFRSAAQSLDFSNSEEAAKIINTWCEEHTNNRIKDVLQPDDLRQAALVLINAVYFKGLWLSKFNPENTQPKPFHVDEKTTKDVDMMYQKDYFKYGRLPELDAIYVELPYEREDENDATSMFIILPNQNNGLEKAKESLSKVNFRELHDNGRMTQINLYMPKFRTESTLQLQSILENMGMTDMFQDTADFTGIASSPPLKVSKVIQKAFIEVNEEGSEAAAVTVVGISFRTAKVPQPPPITVMIDRPFIYAIVHSAANVVLFQGHISEPTL; from the exons atgatTAGTC AGATCCAATGGCTTATTGGGgccattttattaatttcaagtttttcaaatttggtAGTCGCGGAAGATGCAGAAAATGAAGAAGCTTTGAGAGCAGTTTCTAATGGGATGAATCAATTTTCGACAGAATTttacaaa ACATCATCGGTAAATGCGAAAGATAATCTTATCTGTTCGCCATTAAGTGCGGGTATCGTATTATCAATGACAGCTTACGGAGCTCGTGAGAATACAGAAAAACAAATGCGATCGAGTTTACATATGCCTGAAGATGACGCCGTTGGTAAAAGAGGTTTCCAATCACTTATTGACAATCTCAAT AACGTAAAGAAGGTTGAACTTAAATTAGCTCAAAAAGTTTTTACAGCCAATGACTTAGAAATGAAACCCGAATTCAAAGATATCACGGAAAATTACTTCCGTTCAGCTGCACAAAGTTTGGATTTCTCCAATTCTGAAGAAGCTGCTAAGATAATTAACACTTGGTGTGAAGAACATACTAACAATCGAATTAAAGATGTTCTACAACCAG ATGACCTAAGGCAAGCTGCATTGGTTTTAATTAACGCAGTTTACTTCAAAGGACTCTGGCTCTCAAAATTCAATCCTGAAAACACTCAACCAAAACCTTTCCATGTTGATGAAAAAACAACCAAAGATGTCGACATGATGTATCAAAAAGATTACTTCAAGTATGGAAGGCTGCCTGAGCTCGATGCCATTTATGTTGAGCTTCCATATGAG agagAAGACGAAAATGATGCAACCAGTATGTTTATAATTCTACCAAATCAAAACAATGGTCTTGAGAAGGCTAAAGAGTCTCTTAGTAAAGTAAACTTCAGAGAGCTTCATGATAATGGACGCATGACTCAAATTAATCTTTACATGCCTAAATTCAGAACTGAAAGTACTCTTCAACTACAATCTATTCTTGAGAATATGGGAATGACTGACATGTTCCAAGATACTGCTGATTTTACCGGAATAGCAAGTAGTCCGCCATTGAAAGTTAgcaaagttattcaaaaagcCTTCATCGAAGTCAATGAGGAAGGAAGTGAAGCTGCTGCTGTTACTG tgGTGGGCATATCGTTTAGAACAGCTAAAGTTCCACAACCTCCACCGATAACAGTGATGATTGATAGACCTTTTATCTATGCGATTGTACATTCTGCAGCAAACGTTGTTCTATTCCAAGGCCATATTTCCGAGCCaactttataa